atataaaaactcttaaaacttttttttttaaattagaaaatagcgatgattttcaatttttactatcctaaattataaatttttttaaagacaaagTTATATCCATTGGCGAAGCCAGAAACGTGAGGCACggacaaaatagaaaaaattggttttagagagaaatgtcataaaaaaagtaaatttgactTAATTGTTAAagtctttttttccccttttaagttaataaaaattagttttttaggAGGGACACTTGCCTCCTTTGAGCATGTACGTGCTACCTCTGCCATTAGTTATATCATCATggctttaactttatttttggttttgattCAACCCTAGAGTCAAAAGCAAAGAGCTATTTCAAACAAGAcggaattaaaatttatgtgcATGCATACAAGAAAGAGGCTTGTTAATTGTAAATAATTGGCTCATTCATACGTGAAAACCATGCATGCATACTTGTCCAAATAAGCAACAAATACCTTACTATCGATGGTCACTTATTAATCCTCACAAAAAGTTCATCATTTTACATATGTGTATTAATCTCTAGCGCTCATAGCTCATCATAAGCATAAtattacattattatttttttttttacttttttttatccagacatttttctttccattaaaACATATGTCAAGagatataaaattgtttttttgacaAATTTAATGAAGTTCAGTTACCGTCACACCTAAGCAACATGTAGAAATAACACAAACATATGTATTTATTTCTTACGAGAGAAGAAGGCATATGCATGCTAGCCAAGAAGATGGGCTTTTGTAAGTGAAGACATCAAATGATGGcaatcatattaattttttttcttcttttctacgGTGCTTGTTCCCCACTCATATCCAGGTAGTAGGGAGGACGTATAACTCCTTATAATTTGCAACTTTTATAGACAATTTTTTTACAagatgttatatttttatataaaaattttaatttaaaaaaaaaaaatgtatccaaacatgtacttaacaaaatatttctattttaataattataactCGAACTTATTACCATTGACTTTGATATTAATAATTGAATCGAGTTTTTGACTGAtctcatttaaaaatcaattattgttCAATGAAGATAAGTCAGATTAagtttattttaagaattattatttGGGTGACTCATCCCGGAGCTCAAAAACGACATTATTATGTTATAACAATATGTATATATGCATTAATCTCATGTAATGACAGTTTCATAATAAGCATAAcgttacaataattttttttttatatttttttaccattgattaaaacaaacaaaaaggaaaaaacttcCCTTATTACTATAATTAAGGTAATGCATCAGTGGCaatcatattaatatatctAGTAGTCAGTACTGTTACTCCAGGAATTAACTTCAAGCCCACCCGTAATTGCCATCAACATTGAACATCAAGtttaaaaatagaattcaaATATGACGGCTCACATTTTTCTTTAGGTTTTTTTCCCCTAACTTTTCTAAGGTTAATGTTCCCCACCCGTATGCTGGTGTATGGTACTGTGGAAGCGTCATGCCTTAATATAATTTGACATTTGTTCCTCATCTTTTTCCATGTAGTACTGTGAGTGTTTCCCACCATTAATGCTTCAATAAGTAATGGCTTCAATGCCATATTCTCCgatatttgatatatatatatatatatacggtTGGAATCTGTACAACAATTAATGacgaaaaaaaatagaaatataagaaagaaaacataaagatttaGTGTGGTTTTGTTAATTGCTTATGTCTATAGAAACAAGGAAAGAGGATATTCACTGTGTTAAAATTAAGATTACATAAAAAGGTATTTATACTAacctttaaaaatgaaattccaaaaattaccTATGAACCGTACCGCAAGGAGCATTGCCCctcacaccccccaacctatcATTTGCCCCACTTTGCTACACTCTCGTTCCACTCTGCTTTGCTCCGACATTTTgcccatttttcttcatatatctTTTCGTTCAAATATGAGCCACATAATACAACATATACacataaaaaaaagttgtactttgatttttttactcTTGATTCAAGCTAATGAGCCATGAGATTAGTGAAGCTAAAGAGCTAAAATCTTTCTTAACTGGCTATACCTTCTATGAGTTTTGTGTGACTTCTCCGTTGATTTGTTTCCTCTTATGATTCATTTCTCCAAGTAAGAAAAAGCAATGAAGAAACTTTCTTTCTAGTGAAAGGAAAAGGTGCCATGGAAACAAGCTAATTGCTAACTTGTGATCCATAGTTAATGAATCATACCAGATGTTGatatatgtaaaaatatatatgaagctGCCTCTGGCTTTCCAATTTCAAATGATTATGCATATGTAGACTAATTAACTAATAATGCCATTAGGTATCTATCGGCGTGCAATTTGAATGGATTGATCCAACCCAACTTGACACCTAATCTGATGATCGAATAGATTTGGATAATCATTTCAACGTCAAATccgatttaatattttaataatatccTATAAtgtatatcatatatcatacactttttcatttttctaaaagggaatataaatttatttttacttttttttaattactatcTAGGTATAGATTTGTAAAAAACATTATAGGTGGATTTTGAATCATTCCATCCGATCAATTCGACTAACTCGAGCTTATGAAAATGAGGTTGAATCATGTTTAAACTGAGTAATACAAGTTTGAGATTAGGTTAGGTTAGATTTAAATTGATTATTCCTTAATTTATGTTAGATTTAGGTTAACCATCAACTTGACCAACTCACCTAAATTTCAATAATACGTGGTTAGATTCTTAGCATGATTATGGTTCTCTGCAAAAAGGGTAGACTGAATTTTAATACAATTATAAGTTGTGGATTATGCCAAGAAAGGTCAATTGATTTTCTTGCATAGTTGTTTAATTTCAATCTGCAAAATGGAAATTTTGTAAAACAGCTATGAGAACAAATGTAGTCATCCATCCCTTCATAGAGATTAACAAGCACACACCATATCCATGGTAGCCATGGCTTTTATTGAAGATGGTATGATATATAGTCATAACACAAAACACAGTACATAGTTGACAAGCTAGGCCGAAAGCCATAACATAACAACGATACTACACATAACATAGAGCTTATAGTACTCCATGCAACTCTGTGATACCAAACATGcgccattactttctttttcttcttggcTACTTTCATGTTTTTTTCCACATTATAATTATAAACTAATTAAGCTTAATTCATTTACATAAAAAGCTTCGTCCCCCTCTTTATGGGCTTCCCTTTGGCTTAACTATATCAGGAAATAAACGGTGAGTGGCGCCCCCCTTGCTATCGGAACTCTCGCTATCACTCTCGGCTACTTTATTGTCCATGTCTCCAGCAATAGTTTTAACATCATTGACCCCAACGCCAACCTTGCTATTGGGACTTGCACCGCTTAGGAGCTGTTTGGCCTTTTGCACTTCCTCCAAAGTAAGTCTTCCTCCTTCAGCTTCTAGAGTTAGCAGGAGCAACCCAAAGGCAACGCAGAGCACTAGTGCAGTCTGCTTCATGATCATCAAGCTGTCAATTGCTGAACCTGAAAGAAGCAACTGcagttgtttcaaaattttgctACTTAAAAATCTTAACAAACAAACAAGCAAACGAAGGAAAAATGAACTGAAACTAAAACTAGGGTTTTGTAAGTTAGATGAGTTTACCACCCTCCTGTTTTGAGAAACTTTCTTGAAGAGCTATGAAAGAGAGATGTCCAAGTTTGGCCATATATATAAGTGAGTCTCATAACTATTGCTTGTGTGTGTTTTGACTACTGGCCTGGGGTATACCATATAAAATGGCACTAAGAGCCGTAGTGGGGAATCTCAATATTGTATTAGCACCATGGGAAGAGGTTTGGGGCCACCAAAGAAGAAATTGGGACGAAGACTCATAATCAGGGCATTTTCAGTGGGGATGTTCAAATACTTAATCATTAAACTTTGGTCCCGTTAGTTCTGTTTCTAGGGTTTATTCATGGATGACGCTGCATTAAAGCTAATAATTGCTCACCTGAAATAATTGCACTGCATTACCATGCTTGGTGAGCTGGGCAGTAGCTATCAAAGTTACAATAAGAAGATATCCACGATATCCAGGGTTATATTATTCCAAGATTAATGAAATAAGCAATTGTTTAATAGATAATTAAGTATCTGAAAtaattaagtatatatatatatgctacaACGATCTATTCATGACATCGTCGGATTTCTTTTGTCAAGCTTTGATAAAACTATATGTTTGTAGTCATTAATTATTATCTTTGCCAAGTTGACATTTTCTATGAACATGGTAAGTTATTAACTTATGGCGCAAATTAAGTACAACAATTTCATGACTAAggcggtgtttgtttttttacttaattctaaataaaaccttaatgcttaataatgttaaatattaagttgtttgtttttatagtattttatttctattaagtattaaaaagtaaaaaaaaccaatacgttattttttctatgtagaaaaagctacatattttgactttttctatttagtaaaaagtttataataagtcatgaaaaagtagaaaaataaacaacctaaattttaaaactaaattgctttcagcaaaaagccaaaaaaacaaacaccacctaagtttaattaattacaaatgaTAGTACATAATAAGTAGCTAATATGTGATCATTAGAAAAAATTCTAGATTAgttctccaaaaaaaaagacTAACGTCAAATCATTTTCAGACATGTGGATTTTCTAAGCATGCCACGGTTGGTCCTTGCTACACAATACATCAATAGTAATAACGTCATTATAATATTGATTATAGTTAATATTActccaaaattaaatttcaagttGATTAAGTAATGATTAACGTTGGCCATGAAGCTGAAATATATTTAGTTCAAATTTGCtcctctcaattttttttatttattcccaAAAGTGATTGTTCCCACTAATTTGATTTGGTCTAGCACTATGGAAAAATAATGATTGCcaataccctttttttttgcattaattTAGTTCATTATCTTTGACCCGTATCCTCTAAAATCTTGCCCGGTGTTCCAAGGTATCATTTCAAGAGGAAATTAGTTCTAAGATCTGATCTTCAGCTCTAATCAATATGATGAATATGAAAGTTTAAAAATGTAATTGCTGTCGCATGctttaatttctaattaaataaattagccTAATGAGAAGTTGACATTGAACCCATGCACATTTTTTTAGTGGGTCCATAACATAGATGTTAGTGTCACATACATTCCGTAGATacttgataaatcaatttaacaacttaatattatttaatgactgaatttaagttattaaatatattaagtaTGTtgggtaaaataacttaataccataatttaaaagtaaaaaaataattttaagtattaagtcaaaataattaactcaTTTTTAATCTCAAAATTCTTTTACCTCATTTATCATATTaagtgaaaatatattttacaagtaTGATTTTACAAtcataacttaattttataataaatatttttagagttagtttatgtttccataatattttgaatataaatgTTTAACAAATAACACATCAGTTTACTgctttaaattaataaaaatataaatattagttaaaattaatgagagtAAGAGTAAATAGAGCCATTTGatgatttaagataaaatttaagttaattttattaaaaatcttaatacttaaaagtaaaaaataaataataagttttaagttaacaacttaaaaataatttaacttaaagtcaatttaagtcattaattaataaatattaaattttaccaaacatcgAAACTTAATTTTGCATTGTAAACTTTTTCAAATAAGCAAGGTTTTAAATTTCTCTACTGGGTTATTAGATTATTACTTGCAagtaaaaatcagaaaaaaagaTTAAGAAGATGATATGGGACAATATGATAAGAGCGACAACATGATATTCATCATCTCGGTATTTGGGTGATATGTGACAACATGATAAGAGTGAGAGAGTGGCTTGTCAAGTTGCTGACATGTGGATGATTAATTTCCTAATTTAGATTAGTGGGATGTGTTGAAACAAAATAGTGAGAGCACTAGGAAAGGGCCCTCGGAAATAAGTCAAATAACGATATGTGTTGTCACCAAACAAGCATATTTCAAAGGAGCGCATTTTCATTTCCTTCAATAATTCAACCTATCTTGGTGATCAATGTTTCCATATTGGGGTTCAAAATGAGAGACGCAGCAATAAAAACCAATATGGTTTCTCACCTGAACTAAATATGTAGACTGCAGTTCTAATCATTAATTATTACATTTATTGGCCTCCATTGACAAAATTGCGTCTGGTTACAATTACTAACCATGATTGATCTTTGCCAAGGTTTTATGCAGTTGTAGGGTTATATCAAGCTTCAAAACCAAGTAATTTTATGGGCAAAGGACATGAAAAGGTTGGCCAACCATTATTTATACATttccataaaataaatattattaaaatcttACAAAATTAAGAGTctgtttaataatgattttatttttaaaaaaaatgtttttaatatttcaaatgttagaaaaactaaaaatgtattttagaATAACTATCAAATAAGTTCTAATCATAATAAATTATGTCAAAACATGAACAAGTAACTAGCATATTGCTAAGTCTGAACTACACCAAAGAACAAAAATCTTTAACAAAGAGATGGACgcttatttaaaattcataagaTAATTGAATAAACTTTGGTGAGTACAGTGTGTAGGACATCAgacgctaccaactctcctaaaagcaattgcttaTAGGAAATGCGCATACCCTacccttatagtgcattcacccaagtgCCCACGGCGAACACAAGGGGAGtcacaaggggagttgatggacgcggccaaccctccgatctgcCAACAATCTTCCCCCCAGCGACACCCCTGGGGTTCGAACCCGTGACCTcgactctgataccacttgtaggacctcaggcgctaccaactctcctaaaaacAATTGCTTGTAGAAAATGCGCATACCCTACCCTTATAATGCATTCATCCAAGCGTCCATGgcgaacacaaggggagttgatggacgcggccaaccctccgatctgcCAACACAGTGCAATCAAACAATTAATTTTAGCACTTGAGGCAATAGTGAAGAATGAGTAAGATTGGTTTTAGTTCATTTTAAAATCTTTAGATATAAGACTCCTAATTAAAGactatgaataataaaaaataattgaatcaaTGTTGAGTAAGTACTTTAGCTTTCAAGAAAAATTGAGCTCTATTGAAAtgatcaccaaaacaaaatttgaacAACTTCAACATCACCAAATATCACAAACACAACCTCTAAGTGTAATTTTGTgactttgatttattataaagtTAGAGCAAATTGACCATGTTTTGGTTAGTTAGGTATGATGAATGGtaaaatttgaatcaattttattgcATGTACTATACCAAAAATACGAGGGGTTGAGCTATGTTAATAGGGTAGGCCTATTTTTTGAAGTAAGAATTATGTCTTCAAAacattacaaacaaaaatttaaacttgAGCTTGCAAGAAAAACTGAGCTCATTTGAGACTATCACCAAAGCAAAATTTGAACAAATTCAATTACCTAACATTACAAATACAACCCCCAAGtgtgattttataattttgatatatatgaaGAACCATGCATTCCACAATTATAATAAAGTTAAAGCAAATTAATGATGCTCCAACTAGTAAGTTTTATTATTGTGTTATGCAAATGATGACGAGAGTTGAGCTATGATAACATGATAGgcatgtttgttgaagtaagaATTGTGTCTTCGTGTAATTATGTCAGAGGTCAACTCTTGTATTCAACTCACTTTGTCATATGTCAACTCCACTATTCAACTCATCTCATGATTCACGCGGGTGAGCAGGCGCAAATCCGCAATCGTAGTTGATTAGTCAAACCCTTTGATTTGCCTCTTCTTGATGTGATTATTTTAGGCTAATTCCCACTCATGTGCTGATAGAACTGTGGTGTCCTGGCTCCAAGTACTTATCCTTGCACTTCGTTTCTCGTCCATAACCATTGTGTGAGTTGATGTTTCCCACTAATGTTCCAATAAGAGTTACCGTTTCAATAAAGAGATTTCAAGGCTCATTTGATGCATTTTATGGTATAGTTCTGATTTATGAACAATTTACAGAACACTTCATAATTATAATCTCTGCATTCTTTCTGGCCTTAGGaaggacaaaaaaaattgatgttttcCATGTATAGGGAGCCGTCATTCTGGATTGTAGAAACTAGAGATAGGCTCTAGTTCGtagaggaaaagaaatataatcttaaattttcCCCATTCAAACTGGTATGGCATGATATTGAGTGTTCAAGCTAAAAAAACTGAAGAGACTTTCTTTtaagtgaaaagaaaaggttccttGCCTGCCTTGTTATCCAGAAGAGACTGTCCATCGTCCAGGGCCTTCTTTGCCACTTTAAGGGGGGAGGGGGTGAAGTGGGATTTACCTAAAACCAAGGAAAAGCGGTCCATCATTAATCTCAGCATTCTTATCATTTGGTAGATCCAACTCTCCATGGCCTATTTCGTGTTCACTCCCAGCTCTAACAAGCACCTGGAAATGTGTGATAAAGGCCTCTGAGGGAATTGCTGTTTCAGTTGGTCCCCTGGTTGGCATGCGGTGACCTGCTCCCGCCGTAGGAGCAGCTCCAGCGGTCTACCAACAGTCGACGAGTTTGGGATTGGGCTTCGTGCCTAGGCCTCAATGTCAAATCAGTTTTTTGAGATTACAAATCCATAAtatgaagaaaaaggaagatatatttaatttacttttacTCAAGTCTTGCTTTGTTATCCCAGGCTGATGCATCGCTGGTGTAGACTTGCTTTGAACACTCTAATTTCATTGGAGGCACTACCCATCTGATTAAGGCCAAGAGCACATTATTGGTAGAAGGGATGTGGCAACCAGTGATGTGTGCTATGAAACAACCCTGTCATGACTCGTATCACGATCTATGTCAAGATACGTGTTGTATATCATGGTCGATCGATGCAAacaaatttctaataattttttttgataatttttttaattacgtTATTTTagaatagattttaaattttctaagttattttttaatataattttcttagtAATAACTTCTCCTTCCTCTAAATGATAATGTTTAGTAGACTTCTTGTAACGTCATAGAAGATGAACCACCCACATCACCGCAAATCTAAACACTTCATCGAACCATTCAATTGGTAAGAGCGGCAGGAGGTACAACTCACAAGTCAATGCCATGAGCACATAGGTGCTGTGGCACATCAGGATGATGCACTCTGCATTCCACGATCGTGGCGAAGATGTCTCTACAAGCATAACAACAGCCCAGGCTTAGGCCGCCACCTTAAACTTGTTCACTTAGCTTTGCCATATATGGTATACATTGAAATGGAGCTAATTATTCCCTTGGACTAAGTTAATTTGTATGTGTGAATGTAAATGTGTGGTTGAAGCTTTCATAACCATTTCGAATCACGTAGGAATTTTGACCTTCCTGGTCAGCTGAGATTCTACATTACTTGGATTATCCATTCTAGCTAATTAACAGTACTGTTGTCAGCAAACTGTGATTATGGTTCTTTGGGCAAAAAGTGAACTGGATTTGATCTACTATGTATTTTTGGAGTAAAAGTTCATAAACATCACAGATTATTCTGACTTTTAACTGATTTGGTTGCATCAAAACTTTTCACCCATGgaataaaatgcatttttatgATCCGAACCCGTTGTGCCCAACGTTTTTATGTAAGGTAGTAGTGAGAAGCGAGAACATAAAGCATAGTACGTAGCTGAGGTACAAACCAGAAGACGGCCGTCAGAAAAGAGAGTAATCACAGCATAGAACTAATACTTCATGTTACTGAGAAGCCAAACTTGTGCCGTAGGTACTCTTCTGTCTACTTACACGTTGGTTCCACATTATTACAACGGACAGTACTCATGTTTTCAACATATATAAGGATCCATCCTCTTACAAACTTAGCCACGGTGGCATCACTGGTTTCTCCATGCATGGTCACGGCCCTTACCATTTGCTTGTCCATATGAACATGGGTTCTCTTCACCATCACTGCTGGATTTTACCGTCCATGTTTACTTGAACATCATTACCAGTTCAGCACCGAGTGATCCAACCTTCAGGTTGAGATTTGTATCAGCTACAGGAGTCTATTGATTATTGACTTTACGCCCTTCCACCAAAGGGGTTTCCTGCATCACTCTTCATCAGAGGTAACAAGATTAGTTGAAGTGTAAAGCCTAAATCAGTTTTATTATGTCAAATAAGGGATGTTGTGGGTCGAGCTCCTATAGTACCCCTTATGATTTAGGGTTTCATGggagagaaaaaaggaaatgtaTGCAGTGGTTTGATTAATGGATTCTTGAGTTTTGGTGCTGTTGGACATAGGAATCACATTGATTGTCAAATCAATGTTAAAGCCTCAGTCTTTCTTTATTTCTGTTGGTTAAGTTAACAAGATCAACCCGAATATAAGGCAGAATACAAGTGCCGTCTTCATGATCAAACTGTTGCTGAACCTGAAAGAAGCAACTGAAGTTGTTACAAATAATCAATTTATAAGAGAATTGAGATAACATACTTACAAGCCAGAAATCCATCACACCAAAGATGGTACACACTGCATACAACTGATACTCCATGCCACTTTGTAAAACCAAACATATGGCTGCCACATACTTCTGCAACTTACATGTTGGTTCCACATTACTATACTAGCACTTCATTCACATACTAAACTCCATCCCCTTACAAATTAACTTAGCGCCCATGGCTTGGTCGATTGGGTTGCCTCAGGAAAAATTCATTGAGTAGCGTGTGCTGATGATCCAGATCCATTGGGGTTTTCAGTGCTGCTATTCAACTATTTCATAATTAATCATTGAGGGTGTTCATTTCAGGGTTCAGCAAGGACAATACTGCAatctttaaaatgaataatatctaATTGTGACGACtagatattttttcaaataacaaatatgAAAGATTATATTGGGAAACAACAATATCTAACAAAAATGATTAGATTTGGAAAAATTTCTTTAGAATATTTAACAAGAGGTGGTGTGTAACGATTTGCTcttaatcatgtagatattgtcccctttgggtccaaagtaGACAATATTTACATAGTTGGGAGCGGGTTGttataaatggtattagagccgaTCTCCGAcctcggtgtgggggtttgtttggccccgtagTGGTGTTCGTCTATTTGAtcccgcaatcccatggaacATAACGacgacgttgtgtctgcatggggggtgtTTGTAATATCTTACATCGAATAAGGGGAAAAGTTTCTGATGCTATACAAgtatgaacttttcttaatcCTGTAAATGCGTTTTAAAATCGTGAGGGCTCATTTGGGTCTAAAGTGGATAATATTTACACGATTGGGGACGGGTCGTTACATagttgttaggaagtgtcccaaattcctaattagtatagattccttttttgtaaagaatattatatagaatatttctaggttgatatattattgtaatattagatttccttatagaataaggaaggttgttggaaatatctctataaatattctaggtcatgaggggaaaaagttatgagatggagatgggcctatagagactatacgaggtggatagagatgtgaggaagaacgggaggtacctggtggagcgagagggctcgtagtaaggtatggatacaaggagtggggaaacatgggatgtttcgggaacccaatagttgtatctagttttatcctctgtaatattctctattgtatagtggaattattctctctcatccgtggacgtaggcatggttggccgaaccacgttaaaacctcgtgtaccgtatgtgtgattgttttatctttgtgttcttaaactaacattgttggcatcaaagctttcgttgGCACTACAATAGTATGCATGCACTTCTCTGTAGTCCCTATGGTCACGCCTTGCTGCGGTCTCTTTTGGTTGCACCCATATCCTATGGTCGCACTAAATCTTCCTTTTAGCCGAGGTTGGTGGCTGTGACCAAAAACCCCCCTTCTTGTGGTGAATGGAGCTAATTTAAAGGTTTTGGTTTAGCCATTCAGGCTATTAAGGTCCAACTCAAACTGAATTGGGTTTGATCTTTTTAGTACATGTAGGGTCGATGTACTGACATGgaataatcaatatatattcCAACAGATTTTGATCCAATTATTTCAATATGTTAAATACAATTTTGAGTCTTCTAATCACCAAGCTACATCCAACATTAGACACTAAACATATGGGTCTAGTCTCTTAAATTAGCATTAATCAACCTAAAGTTGCTAGGTAGGGAACCAACAATGTATATCAAACTTATTCAGGCTGCAACCCTAGCATATACCAATCGACCACAGTTTGCGGTTTGATAAACGTTTGTCTTATcacatttttcacaaataattttaattagtaCTCATCTTGTCTAGCAAAATTTCCTCACCAATGTTTTTGTTTGGCGATCGAACCTTCTAAAATCATTTCGTAGTCTAAAAATTGCCTGCTCAAGCTCCGAGATCCATCTGACTAGCTATCCCATATATCATGTCAACTTTCAGCTGGTGAACTGTGATTTTCTTTGTTAAATTAAGACAACTACTTGATTGAACTTACCATCTAGGGTTTAGGTATGTATCTTTATTGAACATGTTCTATATTGCCTACAGGAAATTCAATTAGTTTGGTTGCTCCATGTTTTCACCCTCCAAATGAATTAATGCTTCAAATTCTTGCATGTACGTACAAGCAATAACATGAAAATTCCAACATATTCAGCAATTCACACGCATGCAGTCGATCCCATACACACATACGTATAATGTAAACAAGCACCCACCAATATATACTAGCCAAAGGTTTTTATTTAAGACATAGAGATAACAAAGCATATATAGCATACTTGATGCTTAAAAACCAGACACCAGGCCATCAGCAAGACAAGAAACACACAGCATAGGACTAATACTTAAGACcttacatcatttttcttttcctttttttcaccCCCTTTTTGGGGTGACTTACAAGTTGGTTTCAGTTCTATTGTAGGACACTCAGTGGCTGCCGTCCCCAGGTCGGCCCTTATCTGTAAAGTATCGGTGACTTGTGTCCGTGGATGACCCCTGCCCATCCTCTTCACCATCGCCGCCGGCTACCTCATTGTCCATGTTTCCAGTAAGACCAACATCATTAGCACCAACATTAACTTTCCGGCCAAGATTTGAATCACGTAATACACGACTCACTTTAAGCCCTTCCCCCAACGTGACCGCCTCAGCTTGGAGAGTGAGCAAGATCAACCCAAAGGCAATGCAGAATACAAGTACAGTCTTCATGATATATATCAAGCTGTTGTTGAATCTGAATAAAAAAGATTAAGCAATTGTACTAGACAGTTACTACAAATTTTTGTTCTCTAAAGCAATACTAAGAAAGGaactatatataaagaaagaaaaaagggaaaagaactGAAACTAGATATTTGAGTGAATACCACTCTCTCCTGCCATGTGAAACTGCTTCAAGA
This region of Vitis vinifera cultivar Pinot Noir 40024 chromosome 5, ASM3070453v1 genomic DNA includes:
- the LOC100854371 gene encoding uncharacterized protein LOC100854371, translated to MAKLGHLSFIALQESFSKQEGGSAIDSLMIMKQTALVLCVAFGLLLLTLEAEGGRLTLEEVQKAKQLLSGASPNSKVGVGVNDVKTIAGDMDNKVAESDSESSDSKGGATHRLFPDIVKPKGSP